The Solanum pennellii chromosome 11, SPENNV200 genome contains a region encoding:
- the LOC107005010 gene encoding uncharacterized protein LOC107005010 produces MPSSLSSLSPTNLHSLLESCRPFLRGEFESIDKDLPNLIAVLRSVGAGECWHKHGSFLDHLIDIYKILKIWKAPNSVCLCGLFHSAYSNSYVNLAIFDPSTGRETVRRHVGEAAERLIHLFCIVPRQSLIHDDLLFRYTDSELVEHLEFSMASLSNAKEKGLFNENEAWRKKLGSILPVDGVIVKHIKTGEDVLVSRRLVAVFLLMTMADFSDQLFNFQDLLFENSNGRLEFTGNNSQTTLWPGDGKPGLWMNSASRMGAIYTLILREEEIIIEQRKRNGERVVVSGRDEEIELVIPPVFDNCTRVLDAEEQKMAIELYWEGVCEGSKRGLDWAKEKLVMSIDKNPFVGEPHVVLGQIYLSKGEFEEAEKEAEKGLRLILEWGSPWDKRMSWEGWVAWTRVLLMKAKEKTWPQNSWGILNLGLVR; encoded by the coding sequence atgccATCATCACTGAGTTCTCTTTCTCCTACTAATCTCCATTCCCTTTTAGAATCATGCCGTCCTTTTCTCCGCGGAGAATTCGAATCAATCGACAAAGATCTCCCTAACCTTATCGCCGTTTTACGTTCCGTCGGCGCCGGCGAATGTTGGCATAAACACGGCAGTTTTCTCGATCACTTAATCGATATTtacaaaattctcaaaatctGGAAAGCCCCAAATTCCGTTTGTCTCTGTGGTCTTTTCCATTCAGCTTATTCAAATTCGTATGTGAATCTAGCTATATTCGATCCGTCCACCGGACGGGAAACTGTACGTCGTCACGTCGGTGAAGCTGCTGAGAGATTGATTCATCTGTTCTGTATTGTGCCTCGTCAGTCGTTAATTCATGACGATTTGTTGTTTCGATATACTGATTCAGAGCTTGTTGAGCATCTCGAGTTTTCAATGGCGTCGTTGAGTAATGCGAAGGAGAAGGGTTTGTTTAATGAAAACGAAGCGTGGAGGAAGAAATTGGGGTCGATTTTGCCTGTTGATGGTGTAATTGTGAAGCATATTAAGACGGGCGAAGATGTTTTGGTTTCGAGGAGATTAGTAGCTGTGTTTCTACTAATGACAATGGCGGATTTCAGTGATCAGTTGTTTAATTTTCAGGATTTGTTGTTTGAGAATTCTAACGGAAGATTGGAATTCACTGGAAACAATTCGCAAACAACTCTATGGCCCGGTGATGGAAAGCCCGGGCTATGGATGAATTCAGCGTCAAGAATGGGTGCAATTTATACTCTGATATTAAGAGAAGAAGAGATAATTATTGAACAAAGAAAGCGTAATGGCGAAAGGGTTGTTGTATCCGGGAGGGACGAAGAGATTGAGCTTGTTATTCCACCGGTTTTCGACAATTGCACAAGAGTTTTAGATGCAGAAGAGCAAAAAATGGCAATAGAATTGTATTGGGAAGGTGTTTGTGAAGGGTCTAAGAGAGGTTTAGATTGGGCTAAAGAGAAGTTAGTGATGAGTATTGACAAGAACCCTTTTGTAGGTGAGCCTCATGTGGTGTTGGGGCAAATTTATTTGAGCAAAGGGGAGTTTGAAGAGGCTGAAAAAGAGGCTGAAAAGGGGCTAAGATTGATCTTGGAATGGGGGAGTCCATGGGACAAAAGAATGTCTTGGGAAGGTTGGGTTGCTTGGACAAGAGTTTTGTTGATGAAGGCAAAAGAGAAAACTTGGCCACAAAATTCTTGGGGCATTCTTAATTTGGGTCTAGttaggtaa
- the LOC107003051 gene encoding aspartate carbamoyltransferase, chloroplastic, which yields MTISATLSSHGKILMSPLRKSEWANQPVLCKSVELFKNGRNEYRMSTNSNKFQCRALEIENKSSTKFHLDDVIESQQFDRETLSAIFEVAQEMEKIEKNSIGGRRSEILKGYLMATLFYEPSTRTRLSFESAMKRLGGEVLTTENAREFSSAAKGETLEDTIRTVEGYSDIIVMRHFESGAARRAALTASIPIINAGDGPGQHPTQALLDVYTIEREIGKLDGINIALVGDLAYGRTVRSLAHLLALYKDVKIYFVSPDVVKMKDDIKDYLTSMGVRWEESADLIEVASKCDVVYQTRIQRERFGERVDLYEEARGKYIVDMSVVNAMQKHAVVMHPLPRLDEITVDVDGDPRAAYFRQAKNGLYIRMALLKLLLLGW from the coding sequence ATGACTATTTCTGCAACACTTTCTTCCCATGGAAAAATACTCATGTCACCACTTAGAAAGAGTGAATGGGCAAATCAACCTGTGCTCTGTAAATCTGTTGAATTGTTTAAAAATGGACGAAATGAATACCGTATGTCAACAAATAGCAACAAATTCCAATGCCGTGCATTGGAGATCGAAAATAAATCTTCAACTAAGTTTCACCTTGATGATGTAATTGAATCTCAACAATTTGATAGAGAAACTCTTAGTGCGATATTTGAAGTAGCACAGGAGATGGAGAAAATCGAGAAGAATTCGATTGGTGGAAGAAGAAGTGAGATTCTTAAGGGTTATCTTATGGCTACTCTGTTTTATGAACCTTCAACTAGAACTAGGCTTTCATTTGAATCTGCTATGAAGCGTTTAGGAGGAGAAGTACTAACAACTGAAAATGCTCGTGAATTTTCGTCTGCGGCGAAAGGTGAAACACTAGAAGATACAATTAGAACTGTTGAAGGTTACTCTGATATCATTGTTATGAGGCATTTCGAAAGTGGTGCTGCTCGACGAGCTGCATTGACTGCATCTATTCCGATTATAAATGCAGGAGATGGTCCGGGACAACACCCGACTCAGGCTCTTCTAGATGTGTATACGATTGAACGAGAAATAGGGAAACTCGATGGTATAAACATTGCTCTTGTTGGTGATTTAGCATACGGGAGGACAGTTCGTTCACTTGCTCATTTGCTTGCGCTGTATAAAGATGTGAAGATTTACTTTGTATCCCCTGATGTTGTTAAAATGAAGGATGACATAAAGGATTACTTGACATCAATGGGGGTTCGATGGGAGGAAAGTGCTGATTTGATCGAGGTGGCTTCTAAATGTGACGTGGTGTATCAAACTCGGATTCAACGAGAGAGATTTGGAGAGAGGGTTGATTTGTATGAAGAAGCTCGAGGGAAGTATATCGTTGATATGAGTGTCGTAAATGCTATGCAGAAACATGCTGTAGTGATGCATCCTTTGCCAAGACTTGATGAGATAACGGTTGATGTCGATGGTGATCCGAGGGCTGCTTATTTCAGACAAGCTAAGAATGGTCTTTACATTCGGATGGCGCTTTTGAAGCTTCTACTCCTTGGTTGGTGA
- the LOC107005144 gene encoding pentatricopeptide repeat-containing protein At1g60770 gives MASFMQKLARTKNIGKRSKKKYLEEALYKNLFKEGGEENHVRKNLNQFLKSHKSAFKWEVGKSIKVLRQRKLYAPALKLSETMEKRGMNRTISDQAIHIDIVAKSKGIEAAESYFLNLPETSKDLLTYCALLNCYCKELMTEKAEALMEKVKELNLSLSSMPYNSLMTLYTKTGHPEKIPAIIQEMKANDVMPDSYTYNVWMRALSSMNDISGVERVIDEMKRDGRVAEDWTTYSNLASIYADAGLTDKAVKALKELEKKNACRNITAYQFLITLYGRVGTLLEVYRVWRSLRLAFPRTANISYLNMIQVLVNLNDLPGAEKCFKEWESGCPTYDIRIANVLIGAYTKQSFLEKAEQLKERARRSGAKPNAKTWEIFMDYYLQSGDIKSAIDCVDKAVSIGRGDGSKWFPSSAIVTKFMSHFKQNKDVAGAEHFVEILKKAKDELGVDIFESLLRTYIASEKTSPIMRRRIKMENIELTDEGKRLLDAVSAE, from the exons ATGGCGTCGTTTATGCAGAAACTCGCGAGAACGAAGAACATTGGGAAAAGGtctaaaaaaaagtatttggaAGAAGCACTTTACAAAAATCTGTTCAAAGAAGGAGGCGAAGAGAATCATGTTAGGAAAAATCtgaatcaatttttgaaatcacACAAAAGTGCTTTCAAATGGGAAGTTGGAAAATCCATCAAAGTGTTACGCCAACGCAAGCTTTACGCTCCAGCACTCAAG TTATCAGAAACAATGGAAAAAAGGGGCATGAACAGGACCATAAGTGATCAAGCTATACATATAGATATTGTTGCCAAGAGTAAAGGGATTGAAGCAGCAGAGAGCTATTTTTTGAATCTCCCAGAGACATCGAAAGATCTTCTTACTTATTGTGCCCTTTTGAACTGCTACTGCAAAGAATTAATGACTGAAAAAGCTGAGGCTTTGATGGAGAAAGTGAAAGAACTTAACTTAAGTTTAAGCTCCATGCCTTACAACAGCTTGATGACTCTTTACACAAAAACTGGGCACCCAGAAAAAATCCCAGCCATTATTCAAGAAATGAAGGCCAATGATGTTATGCCAGATTCTTATACCTACAACGTCTGGATGAGGGCTCTTTCTTCTATGAATGATATTTCTGGGGTTGAGAGGGTTATTGATGAAATGAAGAGGGATGGCCGTGTTGCTGAAGATTGGACTACATATAGTAATTTGGCATCGATCTATGCAGATGCTGGCTTAACTGATAAAGCAGTGAAGGCACTCAAGgaattggagaagaaaaatgCATGTCGCAATATTACTGCATACCAGTTTCTGATCACATTGTATGGTCGTGTTGGAACTTTGCTTGAAGTATATCGTGTATGGCGTTCTTTGAGGCTTGCTTTTCCCAGAACAGCAAACATAAGCTATCTTAACATGATCCAAGTTTTAGTAAACTTGAATGACTTACCAGGTGCTGAGAAATGTTTCAAGGAATGGGAGTCTGGATGCCCAACTTATGACATACGTATAGCAAATGTTCTTATAGGAGCTTACACTAAACAAAGTTTCCTGGAGAAAGCTGAACAGCTCAAGGAACGGGCACGAAGGAGTGGAGCTAAGCCCAATGCTAAGACATGGGAGATCTTCATGGACTATTATCTGCAAAGCGGGGATATCAAATCAGCAATTGATTGTGTGGACAAAGCAGTTTCAATTGGAAGGGGTGATGGTAGCAAGTGGTTTCCATCATCTGCCATTGTAACAAAATTCATGAGtcattttaaacaaaataaagatgTCGCTGGTGCAGAACACTTTGTGGAAATTTTGAAGAAGGCTAAGGATGAGTTGGGGGTTGACATATTTGAATCTTTATTACGAACTTATATAGCTTCTGAAAAAACAAGTCCTATCATGCGTCGGCGTATTAAAATGGAAAACATAGAGCTGACGGATGAAGGTAAAAGATTGCTGGATGCTGTTTCTGCGGAGTGA
- the LOC107004840 gene encoding calcium-dependent protein kinase 1-like — MGNTCVGPSISKNGIFQSVSAAMWRSRSPDDTASTVTNGESVRVETPTSAKETESPLPVQDKPPEQMTMPKLEEKEEEKPKKPKKPAEMKRVSSAGLRTDSVLQKKTGNLKEFFSIGKKLGQGQFGTTFLCTEKATGKRYACKSIAKRKLLTDDDVEDVRREVQIMHHLAGHPHVISIKGAYEDAVAVHLVMEYCAGGELFDRIIQRGHYTERKAAELTRTIVGVVEACHSLGVMHRDLKPENFLFVDQKEESLLKTIDFGLSIFFKPGDKFTDVVGSPYYVAPEVLRKRYGPEADVWSAGVIIYILLSGVPPFWAENEQGIFEQVLHGDLDFTTDPWPSISEDAKDLMRRMLIRDPRKRLTAHEVLCHPWVQVDGVAPDKPLDSAVLSRMKQFSAMNKLKKMALRVIAESLSEEEIAGLKEMFRMIDTDNSGQITFEELKDGLKRFGSNLKESEIYDLMQAADVDNSGTIDYGEFIAATLHLNKIERDDHLFAAFSYFDKDGSGYITADELQHACEEFGIGDVRMEEMIREADQDNDGRIDYNEFVAMMQKGNPVLGGGKKGLEQSFSIGFREALKL, encoded by the exons ATGGGGAACACTTGTGTAGGACCAAGTATATCTAAAAATGGAATCTTTCAATCAGTTTCAGCAGCAATGTGGCGATCCCGGTCACCGGATGATACTGCTTCCACTGTCACCAATGGTGAAAGTGTTAGGGTTGAAACACCAACTTCTGCTAAAGAAACTGAATCACCTTTGCCAGTTCAAGATAAGCCACCAGAACAAATGACAATGCCTAAGTTAGAAgagaaagaggaagaaaaacCGAAAAAGCCCAAAAAGCCGGCTGAAATGAAGAGGGTGTCTAGTGCTGGACTTAGGACTGATTCTGTGTTACAGAAGAAAACTGGGAATTTAAAGGAGTTTTTTAGTATAGGAAAGAAATTAGGACAAGGGCAATTTGGAACTACATTTCTTTGTACTGAAAAAGCAACGGGGAAACGATATGCTTGCAAATCGATTGCTAAGAGGAAGTTGTTAACTGATGATGATGTGGAAGATGTTAGAAGGGAAGTTCAGATAATGCATCACTTGGCAGGACATCCTCATGTTATATCGATAAAAGGGGCTTATGAGGATGCTGTAGCTGTTCACCTTGTTATGGAGTATTGTGCCGGGGGTGAGCTTTTCGATCGGATTATTCAACGAGGACACTATACAGAAAGAAAAGCAGCTGAGCTCACCCGGACTATTGTTGGAGTTGTAGAAGCTTGTCATTCTCTTGGTGTCATGCATCGTGATCTTAAGCCtgagaattttctttttgttgatcAGAAGGAGGAGTCACTTCTCAAAACAATTGACTTTGGGTTAtcaatattcttcaaaccaG gCGACAAATTTACTGATGTTGTTGGCAGTCCGTATTATGTTGCACCAGAAGTTCTCCGAAAACGTTATGGTCCTGAAGCTGATGTCTGGAGTGCTGGTGTAATTATCTACATCTTATTAAGTGGAGTACCTCCTTTCTGGGCTG AAAATGAACAAGGAATATTTGAACAAGTCCTGCACGGTGATCTTGACTTCACGACAGACCCATGGCCAAGTATTTCAGAAGATGCAAAAGACTTGATGAGGAGAATGCTTATTCGAGATCCAAGGAAACGTTTAACTGCACATGAAGTTTTAT GCCATCCTTGGGTTCAAGTTGATGGTGTGGCGCCTGATAAGCCTCTGGATTCAGCAGTTCTGAGTAGAATGAAGCAATTTTCTGCAATGAACAAGCTCAAGAAAATGGCTTTGAGA GTCATTGCTGAAAGCCTATCTGAAGAAGAAATTGCTGGTCTTAAAGAAATGTTCAGGATGATAGACACGGACAATAGCGGTCAAATAACTTTTGAGGAGCTCAAAGATGGATTAAAAAGATTTGGCTCTAATCTGAAGGAGTCTGAGATCTATGATCTTATGCAAGCA GCTGATGTTGATAACAGTGGAACAATTGATTATGGTGAATTTATAGCTGCGACATTACATCTTAACAAAATTGAACGAGACGATCATCTTTTTGCTGCATTCTCTTACTTTGATAAAGATGGAAGTGGCTACATCACTGCAGACGAGCTTCAACATGCTTGTGAAGAATTTGGCATTGGAGATGTTCGAATGGAAGAAATGATCAGAGAAGCTGACCAGGACAAT GACGGACGTATTGATTACAATGAGTTTGTTGCTATGATGCAAAAGGGAAATCCAGTGCTTGGTGGTGGCAAAAAAGGTCTAGAGCAAAGTTTCAGCATTGGATTCAGAGAAGCACTAAAACTATAG
- the LOC107003550 gene encoding putative receptor-like protein kinase At3g47110: MNEDIWNKMRVTSVVKKRKVKLRWFGQRCVDIIVRKYKTVGVRIDRGMKSFNLCLCVMFSYLLRVLSVDASFRLSENETNRLALLRIKTQITYDPSGVTNSWNDPFHHCSWQGVTCSARHLRLTMLDLSSKQVVGTLVPQIGNMSFLKELFLQNNTFNSKGVIPSSFSSLRGMEYLDLSRNKFSGLIPKYFETFISLKSLYLSFNNFEGEVPRVGVFSNASAAIVNENRNLCGGAQMLKLPQSLQSIKQMIRLETVTIKILDLQHKGALKSFIAECEVLKNLMHRNLVKLVTACSGTNFQGNDFKALIYEFMVNGSLDDWLHFHFLIMEVCTFDI, from the exons ATGAATGAAGATATTTGGAACAAGATGAGAGTGACATCTGTGGTGAAAAAGAGAAAAGTAAAACTGAGATGGTTTGGGCAGAGATGTGTAGATATCATAGTGAGAAAGTATAAGACGGTGGGTGTTAGAATAGATAGAG GCATGAAGTCCTTTAATCTTTGCCTTTGTGTTATGTTTTCTTACTTATTACGCGTTCTTTCTGTAGATGCATCTTTCAGACTTTCTGAAAATGAAACGAATCGCTTAGCCCTCCTCAGAATCAAAACACAGATAACATATGATCCTTCTGGTGTTACGAATTCTTGGAATGATCCATTCCATCATTGTAGTTGGCAAGGCGTTACATGTAGTGCTCGACATCTAAGGTTGACAATGCTGGATTTAAGCTCTAAGCAGGTTGTTGGGACATTAGTTCCTCAGATAGGAAATATGAGTTTTCTTAAAGAACTATTTCTTCAAAATAACACCTTTAACAGTAAG GGTGTGATCCCATCATCTTTCAGTTCTTTGAGAGGGATGGAGTATTTGGACTTGTCGCGTAATAAGTTCTCTGGTCTTATTCCAAAGTACTTTGAAACTTTCATATCATTGAAAAGCTTATACCTGTCATTTAACAATTTTGAGGGTGAAGTACCTCGAGTAGGAGTTTTCAGTAATGCAAGTGCAGCAATAGTCAACGAAAACAGAAATCTTTGTGGCGGTGCTCAAATGCTAAAGCTACCACAAT CCCTTCAATCGATTAAGCAGATGATTCGTCTTGAAACTGTCACAATCAAAATACTCGATTTGCAGCATAAAGGAGCTTTGAAAAGCTTCATTGCAGAATGTGAAGTCTTAAAGAACCTCATGCATAGAAATCTTGTCAAGTTAGTAACTGCATGCTCAGGTACTAACTTTCAAGGAAATGATTTTAAGGCCCTCATTTACGAGTTCATGGTTAACGGTAGCCTAGACGATTGGCTACATTTTCATTTTCTAATAATGGAAGTCTGCACTTTCGATATCTAG
- the LOC107004897 gene encoding phosphoribosylaminoimidazole carboxylase, chloroplastic, translating to MLSLNNTLPTISVHQRISFVSTIFAQKRVIFRTMDKNQRVSLSSSQQTENSSSILSCKASLEVVHDSPSGSAVHGLSETVVGVLGGGQLGRMLCEAASQMAIKVIVLDPMENCPASALAHQHVVGSYDDSATVEEFGKRCGVLTVEIEHVDVATLEKLEQQGVDCQPKASTIRIIQDKYLQKVHFSRHDIPLPKFMQIDNLESARRAGDMFGYPLMIKSRRLAYDGRGNAVAKSEEQLSSAVNALGGYDRGLYVEQWAPFVKELSVIVARGRDNSIACYPAVETIHRDNICHIVKSPANVSWKIMKLATDVADRAVSSLEGAGVFAVELFLTEDGQILLNEVAPRPHNSGHHTIEACFTSQYEQHLRAVVGLPLGDPSMKTPAAVMYNILGEDNGEPGFLLANQLIGRALGIPGASIHWYDKPEMRRQRKMGHITIVGSSMGVVEAQLKVMLNEDSVNDQPAVAPRVGIIMGSDSDLPVMKDAAKILKEFDVHAEVKIVSAHRTPEMMFSYALSARERGIQVIIAGAGGAAHLPGMVAALTPLPVIGVPVRASTLDGLDSLLSIVQMPRGVPVATVAINNATNAGLLAVRLLGISDVNLQARMAQYQEDRRDEVLVKGERLEQVGYEEYLNS from the exons ATGTTGAGCTTAAACAACACTCTCCCAACTATTTCTGTACATCAAAGAATCTCTTTCGTTTCTACAATTTTTGCTCAAAAGAGGGTTATTTTTCGTACAATGGACAAAAATCAGCGTGTTTCGTTGTCATCATCGCAGCAAACTGAGAATAGCTCTTCTATATTGTCTTGTAAAGCTTCATTGGAAGTTGTACATGACTCACCCAG TGGTTCAGCAGTCCATGGACTATCGGAAACGGTTGTGGGTGTTTTGGGAGGAGGGCAGCTGGGTCGTATGCTGTGTGAAGCAGCATCCCAAATGGCAATTAAAGTGATTGTCTTGGATCCAATGGAGAATTGTCCTGCTAGTGCACTAGCACATCAACATGTGGTGGGAAGCTATGATGACAGTGCCACGGTTGAAGAATTTGGGAAAAG GTGTGGAGTACTAACGGTTGAGATTGAGCATGTTGACGTTGCCACACTTGAGAAGCTTGAGCAACAAGGTGTGGATTGTCAACCCAAGGCGTCGACTATTCGCATAATACAG GATAAATATCTTCAGAAGGTCCACTTTTCCCGCCACGATATCCCACTTCCTAAGTTTATGCAG ATTGATAACCTTGAAAGTGCTAGACGAGCAGGGGACATGTTTGGTTATCCTCTTATGATAAAGAGCAGGAGGTTGGCATATGATGGGCGTGGCAATGCTGTTGCTAAAAGTGAGGAACAGCTCTCCTCTGCTGTTAATG CACTTGGAGGATATGATCGTGGTTTATATGTTGAACAATGGGCTCCATTTGTGAAG GAGCTCTCAGTGATTGTGGCTAGGGGAAGGGATAATTCGATCGCATGTTATCCTGCTGTAGAAACTATTCACAG GGATAACATTTGTCATATCGTAAAGTCACCTGCTAATGTATCTTGGAAGATTATGAAACTTGCAACAGATGTTGCAGACAGAGCTGTTAGTTCGTTAGAAGGTGCAGGAGTCTTCGCTGTTGAGTTGTTTCTGACAGAGGATGGTCAG ATTTTACTAAATGAAGTAGCTCCGAGACCTCACAATAGTGGGCATCACACCATTGAGGCTTGCTTCACTTCACAATATGAGCAGCATTTGCGAGCTGTTGTTGGCCTTCCACTTGGTGATCCATCAATGAAAACTCCTGCTGCAGTCATGTATAACATATTGGGGGAAGACAAT GGGGAACCTGGATTTCTTTTGGCTAATCAACTTATTGGAAGGGCATTGGGAATTCCAGGGGCATCTATTCATTGGTATGACAAGCCAG AGATGCGAAGGCAACGGAAGATGGGACACATCACAATAGTTGGCTCTTCTATGGGTGTTGTGGAAGCGCAGCTAAAAGTGATGCTAAATGAAGACAGTGTAAATGACCAGCCTGCAG TTGCACCACGTGTTGGAATCATAATGGGGTCTGATTCAGATCTTCCTGTTATGAAGGATGCTGCTAAGATTTTAAAAGAGTTTGATGTGCATGCTGAA GTAAAAATTGTTTCAGCCCACCGTACACCTGAGATGATGTTTTCTTATGCATTGTCTGCACGAGAACGTGGTATCCAAGTAATAATTGCCGGGGCTGGTGGTGCCGCCCACTTACCTG GAATGGTTGCTGCATTGACTCCACTACCTGTTATTGGTGTTCCCGTACGGGCTTCCACATTAGATGGACTTGATTCCCTATTATCCATTGTTCAG ATGCCAAGAGGAGTCCCAGTTGCAACCGTTGCGATCAACAACGCCACAAATGCTGGTCTGCTGGCAGTAAGATTGTTAGGAATCAGCGACGTTAACTTGCAAGCTAG GATGGCCCAGTATCAAGAGGACAGAAGAGATGAGGTTTTGGTAAAAGGAGAAAGACTAGAACAAGTTGGCTATGAAGAGTATCTCAACTCTTAA